In Cyprinus carpio isolate SPL01 chromosome A14, ASM1834038v1, whole genome shotgun sequence, a single window of DNA contains:
- the LOC109101523 gene encoding protocadherin alpha-3-like — protein MEQRRYAQWLMELTKYTLLTALLVFDAMARAQIQYAISEDQKDGSAVGNIAKDLGIDHRSLKERGFRIVSNSGESMFSVNQNDGVLYVNGEIDREEVCERSTPCLINLKIALENPLEIHYIIVEILDVNDHAPSFPESQMNLEIGESALPGARFQLQAARDSDSGSNSVHQYKLGHNDNFRLEVKDRGEDGKIPILILQKPIDRELTRTINLHITALDGGKPAKSGTMDITINVIDINDNVPVFTKDIYSVMLNENAPIGTTVIQVNATDFDEGSNGEVVYSFGKNVNSKVRKLFDINTITGEITVEGPLDYEDKDSYEIDIQASDRGTVPHRTDKSIMIQIIDINDNEPEIEVTSFSSAIPEDSRPGTTVALLSVTDLDSGLNGKVSCFLEDNMPFKLIPSSQHSTYSLVTTSPLDRETKCQYDITFVAKDMGQPSLSSVKTVTVLISDVNDNRPEFSFSLYAFYVMENNVPGKVLFSVSATDKDSNENAIVSYQIWREITEENKYTSFININSENGEIYALKSFDFETVKTFQFHVVATDFGTPSLSSNVTVNVFILDQNDNVPVILHPVSTNGSAEGVEEIPRNVNAGHLVTKVRAYDADIGYNGWLLFSLQEVSDHSLFGLDRYTGQIRTLRSFTETDEAQHKLLILVKDNGNISLSATAAVIVKVVEPKEAFAVSDVKNTVKDEEENNVTFYLIITLGSVSVLFVISIVVLIAMQCSKSTDYSSKYLQDTNYDGTLCHSIQYRSGDKRYMLVGPRMSIGSTIVPGSNGNTLVIPDRRRTDSGEVSK, from the coding sequence ATGGAACAAAGAAGATACGCGCAATGGCTGATGGAGCTCACGAAATATACTCTCTTGACCGCACTACTTGTGTTTGATGCTATGGCACGAGCGCAAATTCAGTACGCCATATCAGAGGATCAGAAGGACGGATCTGCTGTGGGAAATATCGCGAAGGATTTGGGCATAGATCATAGAAGTTTAAAAGAGCGAGGTTTTCGCATCGTCTCGAACTCAGGCGAGTCCATGTTCAGTGTGAATCAGAATGACGGTGTCTTGTATGTGAACGGTGAAATAGATAGAGAAGAGGTGTGCGAGAGGAGCACCCCGTgtttaattaatctaaaaatcGCTCTAGAAAACCCACTTGAAATTCATTATATAATTGTTGAGATTTTGGATGTAAACGATCACGCTCCGAGTTTTCCTGAAAGCCAGATGAATTTAGAGATCGGAGAATCTGCCCTTCCCGGTGCAAGATTTCAACTTCAGGCAGCGCGTGATTCTGATAGTGGCAGTAATTCTGTGCATCAGTACAAACTCGGTCATAACGATAATTTCCGCCTTGAAGTCAAAGATCGTGGAGAAGACGGTAAAATTCCTATCCTGATTTTACAAAAGCCTATAGACCGAGAGTTAACCCGAACCATTAACTTGCACATAACAGCTCTTGATGGAGGAAAGCCTGCCAAATCAGGGACAATGGATATAACTATTAACGTGATTGATATAAATGATAACGTTCCCGTTTTTACCAAAGATATTTATTCGGTcatgctgaatgaaaatgcaccTATAGGTACAACTGTGATACAGGTTAACGCTACAGATTTTGACGAAGGCTCAAATGGTGAGGTTGTTTATTCATTTGGTAAAAATGTTAACAGTAAAGTACGAAAGCTTTTTGATATCAACACCATCACTGGTGAAATAACAGTAGAAGGGCCCTTGGATTATGAGGACAAAGACAGCTATGAGATTGACATACAAGCATCTGACAGAGGAACTGTTCCCCACAGAACAGATAAGAGTATAATGATACAAATTATCGATATAAATGACAATGAACCAGAAATAGAGGTCACATCATTTTCAAGTGCAATTCCAGAGGATTCTAGACCTGGTACTACAGTGGCTTTGTTGAGTGTCACAGATTTAGACTCTGGGCTGAATGGCAAAGTCTCTTGTTTTTTAGAAGATAACATGCCTTTCAAATTAATACCTTCTTCACAACATAGCACATATTCATTAGTTACCACGTCACCTTTAGACAGGGAAACAAAATGTCAGTATGACATCACATTCGTTGCAAAAGATATGGGACAGCCCTCATTGTCTTCTGTTAAAACTGTAACTGTTCTGATATCAGATGTAAATGACAATAGGCCAGAATTCTCATTTTCTCTGTATGCGTTTTATGTGATGGAAAACAATGTCCCTGgcaaagttttattttctgtgtctgcTACTGACAAAGACTCTAATGAAAATGCTATAGTAAGCTATCAAATATGGAGAGAAATTACTGAGGAAAACAAATATACATccttcattaatattaattctgAAAATGGGGAGATTTATGCACTTAAGAGTTTTGACTTTGAAACTGTTAAAACCTTCCAGTTCCACGTTGTTGCTACAGACTTTGGAACTCCATCTCTGAGCAGTAACGTGACAGTGAACGTGTTTATTCTGGATCAGAACGACAACGTTCCAGTGATCTTACATCCAGTCAGCACTAATGGTTCTGCTGAGGGTGTGGAAGAGATTCCCCGTAATGTGAATGCAGGTCATTTGGTGACTAAAGTCAGAGCCTATGACGCAGATATAGGATACAATGGCTGGTTAttattttcactgcaggaagttaGTGACCACAGTCTCTTTGGTTTGGACCGCTATACAGGACAGATAAGGACCCTTCGCTCATTTACAGAAACAGACGAGGCCCAGCATAAACTGCTCATACTGGTCAAAGACAATGGGAACATTTCTCTCTCAGCAACAGCGGCTGTGATTGTCAAAGTTGTGGAGCCCAAAGAGGCTTTTGCAGTTTCTGatgttaaaaacacagtaaaagatGAGGAGGAAAACAATGTGACGTTTTATTTGATCATCACTTTGGGCTCGGTTTCAGTGCTTTTTGTCATCAGCATCGTCGTGTTGATTGCAATGCAGTGCTCTAAATCGACAGACTATTCGTCCAAGTATTTACAGGATACAAATTACGATGGGACTCTGTGTCACAGCATCCAGTACAGATCTGGAGACAAACGGTACATGTTAGTTGGACCCAGAATGAGTATCGGCTCTACTATAGTCCCGGGCAGTAATGGAAATACTCTAGTGATCCCAGATCGCAGGAGGACAGATTCTGGAGAGGTAAGCAAATGA
- the LOC109101849 gene encoding protocadherin gamma-A11-like, with product MQQRARSSWRLILTFMALEMLLWREVRAQIRYSLSEEQKEGSVVGNLAKDLGLDTRTLKERGFRIVSTSGDSLFTVNDGILSVNGKLDREEVCERSSSCVISLKIALENPLEIHYVSIEILDVNDHAPTFSEKEKRLEIWESALPGARYQLQAARDPDGGMNSVQQYKLSHNDNFRIEVKDRGEDRKMPFLILQKPLDRETSSRHKLVLTALDGGRPPKSGTMDIVVDVLDVNDNMPVFTQELYSVTLQENVPVGTTVIQVNATDMDDGPNGEIFYSFGKDIEDSLKQLFDLNSSTGEMTVIGPIDFEEMNNFEIDIQASDKGPVPLTSDKSITIKIVDVNDNVPEIEVTSFSSVVPEDSKIGTTVALISVSDLDSGVNGKVLCYITEEIPFRLTASSQDNIYALVTASSLDRETVPHYDITLVAKDAGQPPLSSVKTITVQVLDVNDNSPEFSLSPYAFYVMENNIPGKSLFSVSASDHDLDENAIVHYNIWRDTGDENKYVSFININSENGEIYALKSFDFETVKMFQFHVVATDSGTPSLSSNVTVNVFILDQNDNVPVILYPVSANGSAEGVEEIPRNVNAGHLVTKVRAYDADIGYNGWLLFSLQEVSDHILFSLDRYTGQIRTLRSFTETDEAQHKLLILVKDNGNVSLSATATVIVKVVEPKEAFAASDVKNTVKDEEENNLTFYLIITLGSVSVLFVISIIVLIVMQCSKSTDSKYLQDTNYDGTLCHSIQYRSGDKRYMLVGPRMSIGSTIVPGSNGNTLVIPDRRRTDSGESTLKVRP from the exons ATGCAACAAAGGGCGCGTTCGTCATGGCGCCTCATACTTACATTCATGGCATTGGAAATGCTGCTTTGGAGAGAGGTTCGCGCACAAATACGATATTCTCTTTCTGAGGAGCAGAAAGAAGGATCAGTGGTCGGAAACCTTGCGAAGGATTTAGGTCTCGATACCAGAACGTTAAAGGAGAGAGGATTTCGGATAGTTTCAACTTCAGGCGACTCGCTGTTCACGGTAAATGACGGGATTTTAAGTGTTAATGGAAAGCTAGATCGAGAGGAGGTGTGCGAGAGAAGCAGCTCGTGTGTCATCAGTCTAAAAATCGCGCTGGAAAACCCTTTGGAAATTCACTACGTGTCGATTGAAATCTTGGACGTCAATGATCATGCTCCGACATTCTCAGAAAAAGAAAAGCGGTTGGAAATATGGGAATCTGCCCTACCTGGAGCACGATATCAGTTACAGGCGGCGCGGGATCCCGATGGCGGCATGAACTCTGTTCAACAATATAAACTCAGTCATAATGACAATTTCCGCATAGAGGTTAAAGATCGCGGAGAAGATCGCAAAATGCCCTTTTTGATTCTTCAAAAGCCTTTGGATAGAGAAACAAGCAGTAGACACAAGCTAGTCCTCACTGCGCTTGATGGAGGGCGACCCCCAAAGTCTGGAACAATGGATATAGTAGTTGACGTTTTAGATGTTAATGACAATATGCCAGTTTTCACACAAGAACTTTACTCTGTGACGCTTCAAGAAAATGTCCCTGTAGGCACAACTGTTATACAGGTTAATGCTACTGACATGGATGATGGTCCAAATGGAGAGATTTTTTATTCGTTTGGAAAGGATATAGAGGATAGTCTAAAACAACTTTTTGATTTAAACTCCAGTACTGGAGAAATGACTGTGATTGGCCCAATAGATTTTGAAGAgatgaataactttgaaatagATATCCAAGCATCAGACAAAGGACCTGTTCCTCTCACATCAGATAAGAGTATAACCATAAAAATCGTTGATGTAAATGACAATGTGCCTGAGATTGAAGTGACATCGTTTTCAAGTGTAGTGCCTGAAGACTCTAAAATTGGAACCACAGTGGCTTTAATCAGTGTTAGTGATTTGGACTCTGGTGTAAACGGGAAAGTGTTATGCTACATAACTGAAGAAATACCTTTCAGACTAACGGCATCATCCCAAGATAACATTTACGCACTGGTTACCGCCTCATCTCTTGATAGAGAAACTGTGCCTCACTATGACATCACGTTAGTAGCCAAAGATGCTGGGCAGCCACCTCTGTCTTCAGTTAAAACTATAACTGTGCAGGTATTAGATGTAAATGACAATAGTCCAGAATTTTCTCTTTCACCCTATGCTTTTTATGTGATGGAAAACAATATTCCAGGCAAATCTTTGTTTTCTGTATCTGCTTCTGATCATGATTTAGATGAAAATGCTATTGTACACTATAACATTTGGAGAGACACTGGAGatgaaaacaaatatgtgtctttcattaatattaactCAGAAAATGGGGAGATTTATGCGCTTAAGAGCTTTGACTTtgaaactgttaaaatgtttcagtTCCATGTTGTTGCTACAGACTCTGGAACTCCATCTCTCAGTAGTAACGTGACAGTGAATGTGTTTATTCTGGATCAGAACGACAACGTTCCAGTGATCTTATATCCAGTCAGCGCTAACGGTTCTGCTGAGGGTGTGGAAGAGATTCCTCGTAATGTGAATGCAGGTCATTTGGTGACTAAAGTCAGAGCCTATGACGCAGATATAGGATACAACGGCTGGTTAttattttcactgcaggaagttaGTGACCACATTCTCTTTAGTTTGGACCGTTATACAGGACAGATAAGGACCCTTCGCTCATTCACAGAAACAGACGAGGCCCAGCATAAACTGCTCATACTGGTCAAAGACAATGGGAACGTTTCACTCTCAGCAACAGCGACTGTGATTGTCAAAGTTGTGGAGCCCAAAGAGGCTTTTGCTGCTTCTGATgtgaaaaacacagtaaaagatGAGGAGGAAAACAACctgacattttatttgatcatcacTTTGGGCTCGGTTTCAGTGCTTTTTGTCATCAGCATCATCGTGTTGATTGTAATGCAGTGCTCTAAATCGACAGACTCCAAGTATTTACAGGATACAAATTACGACGGGACTCTGTGTCACAGCATCCAGTACAGATCTGGAGACAAACGGTACATGTTAGTTGGACCCAGAATGAGTATCGGCTCTACTATAGTCCCGGGCAGTAATGGAAATACTCTAGTCATACCTGATCGCAGGAGGACAGATTCTGGAGAG AGCACACTCAAGGTAAGaccataa
- the LOC109113507 gene encoding protocadherin beta-15-like: MDFCNIGKMEQRRRSHQLELNAKLAFIAVSLLFGRAVWAQIRYSISEEQKDGAAVGNIAKDLGIDPRTLKERGFRIVSTSGESMFSLNQNDGVLYVNGKIDREEVCERSTPCLINLKIALENPLEIHYVIVEILDVNDHSPLFPENEKRLEIWESALPGARYPLQAARDPDSGSNSVQTYKLSHNDHFRLEIKDREDGKIPILILHKPLDREVTKNIKLVLAVFDGGRPPKSGSINILIDVLDINDNVPVFTKESYTVVLNENAPVGTTIAQVNATDLDEGQNGQVVYALGNNVNDNLRELFQVNPVTGEIIVTGVLDFEVKDIYEIDIQASDKGIVPLATDKSVIIKIVDVNDNAPEIEVTSFSSAIPEDSRPGTTVALISVTDLDSGLNGKISCSISDDIPFKLMPSSHDNIYSLVTSGVLDRESKFQYDITLVAKDAGQPSLSTIKTITALISDVNDNIPEFSFSPYAFYVMENNVPGKCLFSVSATDKDSNDNAIISYQIWRESSEENKYTSFININSENGEIYALKSFDFETVKTFQFHVLATDSGTPSLSSNVTVNVFILDQNDNVPVILYPVSANGSAEGVEEIPRNVNAGHLVTKVRAYDADIGYNGWLLFSLQEVTDHSLFSLDRYTGQIRSLRSFTETDEAQHKLLILVKDNGNVSLSATATVIVKVVEPKEAFAASDVKNTVKDEEENNVTLYLIITLGSVSVLFVISIIVLIVTQCSKSTDYSSKYLQDTNYDGTLCHSIQYRSGDKRYMLVGPRMSIGSTIVPGSNGNTLVIPDRRRRDSGEVSKWLMHLCITVAVRCWLLSVVLNMLRLFLKGTFLVSTSFSGPDLLDLGFTLLKHINIK; the protein is encoded by the coding sequence ATGGATTTTTGTAATATTGGAAAAATGGAACAAAGAAGACGCTCTCATCAGCTGGAGCTGAATGCAAAACTCGCTTTCATTGCTGTATCGCTGTTGTTTGGGAGAGCAGTTTGGGCACAAATACGGTACTCGATCTCGGAGGAGCAGAAGGACGGAGCTGCTGTGGGAAACATCGCGAAGGATTTAGGTATTGATCCCAGAACACTAAAGGAGAGGGGATTTCGCATCGTCTCGACTTCAGGCGAGTCAATGTTCAGTTTAAACCAGAATGACGGCGTCTTGTATGTGAACGGTAAAATAGATAGAGAAGAGGTGTGTGAGAGGAGCACCCCGTGTTTAATCAATCTGAAAATCGCTCTAGAAAACCCACTAGAAATCCACTATGTAATTGTAGAGATATTAGATGTAAACGATCACAGTCCACTGTTTCCCGAGAATGAAAAGCGGCTGGAGATTTGGGAATCTGCTCTGCCAGGCGCGCGATATCCTCTACAGGCAGCGCGCGATCCAGACAGTGGAAGCAATTCGGTTCAGACCTACAAACTCAGCCACAACGACCATTTCCGTCTTGAAATTAAAGATCGAGAAGATGGTAAAATTCCTATTCTGATTTTACACAAGCCACTTGACAGAGAAGTGacgaaaaacataaaattagtaTTAGCTGTTTTTGATGGGGGGAGACCTCCTAAGTCTGGCTCAATAAATATATTGATTGATGTGCTGGATATAAACGATAATGTGCCTGTTTTTACGAAAGAGTCTTACACTGTTGTATTGAATGAAAACGCTCCTGTAGGCACAACAATTGCACAGGTTAATGCCACTGATTTGGACGAGGGTCAAAACGGACAAGTAGTTTATGCATTAGGAAATAACGTTAATGATAACTTGCGTGAACTTTTCCAAGTTAATCCAGTCACTGGAGAAATTATTGTGACTGGTGTTTTAGATTTTGAGGTCAAAGATATATATGAAATTGACATTCAGGCATCTGACAAAGGAATTGTGCCTCTTGCGACGGATAAAAGCGTAATCATAAAAATCGTAGATGTAAATGATAATGCACCGGAAATAGAGGTCACATCATTTTCAAGCGCCATTCCAGAGGATTCCAGACCTGGTACTACAGTGGCTTTGATAAGCGTCACCGATTTAGACTCTGGGCTTAATGGAAAAATCTCTTGTTCAATATCCGATGATATACCTTTTAAACTAATGCCGTCATCACACGATAATATTTATTCTTTAGTTACATCTGGAGTACTTGACCGAGAATCGAAATTTCAATATGACATAACATTAGTTGCAAAAGATGCTGGACAACCATCGTTGTCTACTATTAAAACTATAACAGCTCTGATATCAGATGTAAATGACAATATACCGGAATTCTCATTTTCTCCGTATGCGTTTTATGTGATGGAAAACAATGTTCCaggcaaatgtttattttctgtgtCTGCTACTGACAAAGACTCAAACGATAACGCTATAATCAGCTATCAAATATGGAGAGAAAGTAGTGAGGAAAATAAATATACgtctttcattaatattaattctgAGAATGGGGAGATTTATGCACTTAAGAGCTTTGATTTTGAAACTGTTAAAACCTTCCAGTTCCACGTTCTCGCTACAGACTCTGGAACTCCATCTCTGAGTAGTAACGTGACAGTGAACGTGTTCATTCTGGATCAGAACGACAACGTTCCAGTGATCTTATATCCAGTCAGCGCTAACGGTTCTGCTGAAGGTGTGGAAGAGATTCCTCGTAATGTGAACGCAGGTCATTTGGTGACTAAAGTCAGAGCCTATGACGCAGATATAGGATACAACGGCTGGTTAttattttcactgcaggaagttaCTGACCACAGTCTCTTTAGTTTGGACCGCTATACAGGACAGATAAGGAGCCTTCGCTCATTCACAGAAACAGACGAGGCCCAGCATAAACTGCTCATACTGGTCAAAGACAATGGGAACGTTTCACTCTCAGCAACAGCGACTGTGATTGTCAAAGTTGTGGAGCCCAAAGAGGCTTTTGCAGCTTCTGATgtgaaaaacacagtaaaagatGAGGAGGAAAACAATGTCACACTTTATTTGATCATCACTTTGGGCTCGGTTTCAGTGCTTTTTGTCATCAGCATCATCGTGTTGATTGTAACGCAGTGCTCTAAATCGACAGACTATTCGTCCAAGTATTTACAGGACACAAATTACGACGGGACACTGTGTCACAGCATCCAGTACAGATCTGGAGACAAACGGTACATGTTAGTTGGACCCAGAATGAGTATCGGCTCTACTATAGTCCCAGGCAGTAATGGAAATACTCTAGTCATACCTGATCGCAGGAGGAGAGATTCTGGAGAGGTAAGCAAATGGCTTATGCATCTGTGTATTACAGTAGCTGTAAGATGCTGGCTGCTGTCCGTGGTACTGAACATGCTCAGGCTGTTTTTAAAAGGAACATTCTTAGTGTCAACCTCTTTCTCAGGTCCAGATTTATTAGACTTAGGATTCACATTACTAAAGcacatcaatattaaataa